The Deltaproteobacteria bacterium genome segment TAATATTACAAAATGTTCAAATAATTTGCCGCGTAAAACCGGGTTAATTTTAGCTGTAAGTCGACCACATAAAGCATTTAATACACCTGTATCAAAAAAATAAAAACGTGGATGCGCTATCAAACGAGCGCGTAAGCTACGCTTATAAGGTTCAAGTAGTAACCCAACCAAAGTATCTTTTAGGATTCCATAATGTTCCTGAACAGTTCTATTGGCTATCCCAGCGTCACGTGCTATTGCACTATAATTTAAAATATCGCCAGATTGCGCGGCTGCAACATCTAGAAATCTAGCAAAACCTCCAATGTTTCTTACTTAAGATGGCTTAAATAATTAAATCATATCAAGCCACTACTCGTTTTTTGCGTAGTGGCTCACCCGCCGATGAAATTACCTGCCCTAGCTCTTTGGTGCTAGCACCGAGCTTTAAAAAAGAGCGAATTAAGAGGTCTAAAGAAACCGTATGATCACCGGCTTCCATTTTAGCAACCCTTGATTGGCTAGAATCAAGCTTACTAGCTACGGCATTTTGACTTAGCCTCATTTTTCGGCGTTTTGAAGAAAGAGCATGAGCAAGCGCCGCTTTAACTTCGACATATTCGGCTTCAGATTTGCTTAGGTCTAAAAACTCAGCAGTGCTACCAATTTTCCATCCTTGTTTTTCCAAAGCTTTTCGTTTGCGCTCATCCATGTCTTACTCCTACTAAACAGCTTGGTCGTATAATTTCAAACGTCTTTTACACGTAGCGATGACAGTCTTCGGTGTTTGCTGAGTGGTTTTGGCAAATACCTCCAGAATCACCACTGCGTCTGAATCAAGCCGGTACACAATGCGCCAAATACGATTACTTTGGTCATCATTAATTCGCAGCTCATGGCACCGACGTCCGATGCTGGGTATGGGCCTTGAATCCGGCATAGACAACATTTCGCCGTGTTGTAACCTCCCCGCAACAGTACACCTGCCGCTATTCTAGCTTCTTGCGAAAACGGTGGGGTTTTTACCTCGCCATGTAGCCAGACTAGCGGTCGTTCCATTACTAAAATATTATGTCAGTTCTGACATAATTATGCAACCAATATGTTTGGACTCCGACGATTATTATGTGTACCTACAAAACGTATCCAACAAGTTTGAATTGTATACGCTATACGAACAACTAGACGATACTCATTTCCTTTAATATTAAAAACGACACGGTTATTATTAAGAATACTTGCAGTTGTGAACATCTTTTTAATATCCGTTGGCTAAGTGAGCTTATTCGTAATCGTGTATATTAAAATCATATGATTTATTTGAAACAGCCCCTTCACACAGCTCACAGCCATATTCATTTCATGCTAATAACACCGGCCGTTGCGGCGTTGATGTTTCTTGAACCGGAGCTACCGGCTTACGTGGCAGAGTTATAATAAACTGACTTCCAATATTAATTTTGCTTTCTACTTCAATTCGGCCACCATGATCGGCAATTATACGATAGGCAACCGAAAGACCAAGACCAACTCCTGTCCAATTAGTTTTGGTAGTAAAAAACGGATCAAAAATTCGGGACAAATGCTCTGGATCAATGCCATGACCAGTATCGCTAACGGTGATCTGAGCCTGGTCACCTAAATCCCTAGTGTGTATGGTGATCTTGCCTCCTTCAGTCATCGCATTTTTAGCGTTACTTAACAGATTAATTAACACCAATGCTAATTGACCGGCATCTACAGTGATAGCACCTGCATCAGCAGCTAGTTCACGCACTATCTCAATGCCACTTTCAGTAATACCACTACCCATCAATTCTAGCACTTCTTCAACTAATTCATTTACCTCGATAGCGTTACGACCAGAAAGACCTCGTTGAGAAAAACGTAATAAATTAGTGGTAATCGTGCGACAACGTTGAGCTGCTTCTTCAATACGTTTTAACGATGTATATTCAGTATCTTCTGCTTTAAATTTTCTAAGCAATAGCTGTACATAACCAAGAATACCGGCGAGTGGATTATTTACCTCATGCGCTACACCAGCTCCAAGTTGACCAATAGCAGCCAACTTTGATTGTAACAACAACTGGGTCTGCGCTTGTCGTAACTCGCGAGTGCGATCATCAACTTTGGTTTCAAGAGTACGTCCCCAAGCATCGATTTCACGCAATGAATGGTCAAGCTCAGATGCCATCGAATTTAGCGTTTTCGCTAACTCACTTATTTCATCATTACTATTTACTTTAACTCGCTCGCCTAACCGCCCAACCGCAAACATTCTGGCACCCTGCATTAAGCGTAAAAGTCGTTGCCGCAAACGACTGGCAAACAATAATGCGGTTAACGCAACCACTAAAGTTGTAATACTTATCCAAGTAAGCATGCGCATACGCATACGCCTGGCATCAGCAAAGGCTACACTTTCAGGTTGTTCAACCACCACCCCCCATCCTAAATTTGCCACCCGCGCAAATGAGGCGGCCCAAGAAATATTATCTTCAGTATGATTTAGGCTCCCCCTATTTTGGCCACCTTTTAAACGTATGATTGCAGCATGTTGTGACAAATCTGTACCAACCGCTAAGGTTGGATGGGCAATAACACGACCAAATCGATCAACTACAAATAAACGTGAGTTAGCGCCGGTTTCAATATCCACCCCACCTAAAACATCTGAGGTTAGCTCAAGTTCAACTCCGGCAGCGGCAAGCGGTTTTCCCTCAGGATTTGCACAACAACCAACTGCCATAGCTAAGCGGGCTGGCCCACTTGGGGGAAAATAAACCGGACTTAATAGCACTTGTCCATTGTTGACTGATTCTGACCATGCAGCAGGCAAATTATCACGTAAACGCTTAACCGCATCATTGGCGGCAGTAAGTGACAACTCATCAGCATTTATCGCACTCGTAACTGGGCGTACCAATAACTGGCCATTAGCATCTAAAAACACTGAAGCGCGAATTGCTGTTGCCTGTCGATGTAAAAGACGTAATAAACCCAAACGTTCTGCCGCTGATAATCGCAAAGGATCGGTAAGTTCTAAGGCGGTTACCGCACGCTCACCAATTTCGTTTATCGATTGTTCAATGCTAGCCGCTACTGCAGCGGTGGCGGTACGTTGATGCGCCTCAATGCGAGCACGCATGCCATCTTCACCCAAGCGTATTAAAGTAAAACCGCTACTAGCCAGTGGCAATAATGCTACAGCTAAAGCATATAGCACTAGCTTTTGAGTAATGGTCACTGTGTCACTCTTAAAATTGAAAGAAACTCATTATCATTCTCAGTTAACAATAAAACTTTGGTAGTAATTGTTGGTAGTGCTAGCTGACGAGAACCAAGAGCAATATATCCGCGCTCACGATCTTCTTTGCGGCAATACAAACGTACTAAGGTTTCAAAACGAGCTACAAGCTCATCTCTTGCATGCTCAAGTATTGTTTGCTCCCCACAACATAAAAAACCATGGCTTAAAGTAATAATAGCAGCAGTTTCATGTTCTGTATCACTATTTTCGCCGTTTACCATACGAGTAATCTCAGGCAACATGCTAGCTAATAAGTCTGCTGCTCGCGATGCTCCATAAGCAGCTATGAAACCATCCCAATTATTTAATAATATTGCCAAACCAGCCTGAACTTTTTTTGCGCGACTACGCCGCAAAAATGCTCTTATAGCAGCAACTCCGGCACTGCCACTAACATCGCTGGCTAACATCTCGAGTATATCCATTGGATTTCCCGTTGGTAACTCGCGTGCATAATCGGCATTATTATCAATGACCATTTGTACACCTAAGGCGTTAAGCGCAGTTTCAATAACTTTCTGCTCTGGTTTTGCTGAAAATATTAGTCGTGGCGCGCCGAACCTTGCGATATTAAAAAGAGTATCACCTATAACTTGTACATCAGAACGAGAATAGTGCTCAAGCTTAAGGACGGCATTACCTAAAATTTTACCACTGGTAGTAATAACTATATTACCACTAGTATTTTCAATATCGAGATGATCTGCCTTAGCTAAAACTGGCGGCAAAAGTTGCACTGGTAAACCACAACGACTTAATTCTGCCATTAAAGCAATACGATTATAAGAGTTATCAGCATGAACAAAAAGTGGTTGAAGTAATTCGATTGCAGTTGTTGCTGCTTGAGGCTGTATTGGCAAAGCTATCCAAAAACTTGTATGATTATCATTGCTTTCTACTGTAATTAATCCTGCATGAGCATCAATAATTCTTCGACAAATAGCTAGCCCCAACCCGCTTGAATGACGACCGGGACGCAACGGCGGCATAGTTCCAAACCGATCAAATATTGAAGTCAAATCTTGTGGTGAAATAGAGTCGGCTATGTTGTGCACGCCAATAATTATAGAATTTTCGGGGGCACTTGATTTACCCATCTCAATAGTAATACTTGTGCCAGAGTGCGCATACTTCACTGCATTTGACAATAAATTACTCAGAACTTGCTCAATACGTATAGTGTCGACTTCTAACTCTAGCTGACTATCTATTGATTTAATATCAATAGTTAGTTCACTTTCAGTAGCTGCAGCAGCAAATCGCGCTGCTACTTTTTGTATCAATTCACCAATATTTGTAAGGTTACGCTTTAGCACCATACCACCAGCAGCGTATTTCTCTATCTCTAGCAAATCGTCAACTACAGCATGTAAAGTTTCACCAGCTTGTGCGGCACTAATTAAATACTCTCTTTGTTTATCACTCAACGCACCAGCAGCCTCGTGCAATAGTAAGTCAAAAGTTGCGGCAATAGTTGATAAGGGCGTACGTATTTCATGTGATACGGTACTAATAAAACGCAGCCGTTGTGTTTCGCGCTCTTTTTCGGTGGTTAAATCACGAATGATTAACACAAATCCGTTAGAGGTATTGCTATTACTTCCATTACTAACATTAGCAATAGAGGCTGCTTGAACTTGTAAAGTACGTGACCCATAGGTAACTTCATGACTCCTTTGACCAACATTAGTAAACATTGCTAACGGCGAATTACCGAAATTTTGCCATAATGCTTCGGCAGTAATACCTGCGGTAGTCAGCATCCGCTGTGCACTTTGATTTGCTAATTGCACTGTACCATCGTCATCAAGAATAATTATCCCTTCTGTTAATGATTCGATGGCATTTAAAACGCGATGTAGCCTATGTTCGGTAACATCATGAATTTGATGCAATACTTCAGCCGCGCCATTTGCAACACTATCGAGTAGTTGCGTAACATCATCAGCAAAAGCTTCACTTTTAAAACTTTGCAAAACCATGATGCCAACAGTACGACCGCCTAGCTGTAAAGCTACCTGAGCTTGACTTTCTATTAACGCATATTCGACCTCATTTATTTGACAACTCGAAGCCGGAAGCAAACGAGCTTCATCAAGTAATGGACCACCTGCATATTCAAATAAGGCTAAAGTTTGATCGCGTAATTCAAGAACATTACGCTCATTAACCGCAACCGTACTGGTTAGCTCTAAAGTCGGAGCTCTGTTTTTGCTGGTAACTAAAATCGCCGCTAAATCAAAATTAACCACATCATGCAAACGGGTTAGCAAAACACGAGCGGGATAATAAGTTGAGCCTCGCGCTCCAGCCGCAACTACTGCTTGCAAAATTTCTAAAGCGTGCAAACGTTGCTCACGCTCAGCTACCAAATATAAATTGTCACGACTAAGCTGACTGCGTTGAACAGCTTGATGCAATGTCAATACTAAATCGTGATGTTCCCAAGGCTTAGAAATAAAACGAAATACTTGTCCATGATTTATGGCAGCGATGAAATCTTTGGGGTCCGCATAAGCAGAAAGAAGAACCGTGACTATATGTGGGCATATTTCGCGAGCTTTTGCCGCCAACGCCACTCCAGTCATACCCGGCATGCGCTGATCGGCAAGTAATACCGCAAACTCACGTTGCATAAGCAAACTTAAAGCTTCATTTCCAGAACTCGCTATCGCCACATCAAATTGCGGAGATAAAGTTTCATTTAGCAATTCAAGAACGAGGGCGTCATCATCAACAACCAAAACTGCTGCGCGATCTTTCACACGAACTCCCCTAACCCGGGTAATTCACTAGCCACTATCAGAAATTCATTATGCGTTTTTATTGCAGTACTTAACAGCAAATTTGCACTTTATTGCGTAACTCTTAACAGTTTATCAATTTTAGTATTTTCAAACACTAAAACACTATATGTATCGACAAAATTATTATTTAAAGCAATGTTGTATTGAGGTTTTACTCGGTTACTACCTTATGCGCAAAAAAATAAAGGTGATTGCATGAACACAAAAGCCGAAAACCAGCATAATTCTTCATCTAGCGCCGCATTAAATT includes the following:
- a CDS encoding XRE family transcriptional regulator, with protein sequence MDERKRKALEKQGWKIGSTAEFLDLSKSEAEYVEVKAALAHALSSKRRKMRLSQNAVASKLDSSQSRVAKMEAGDHTVSLDLLIRSFLKLGASTKELGQVISSAGEPLRKKRVVA
- a CDS encoding type II toxin-antitoxin system HigB family toxin, which produces MFTTASILNNNRVVFNIKGNEYRLVVRIAYTIQTCWIRFVGTHNNRRSPNILVA
- a CDS encoding HAMP domain-containing protein, producing MTITQKLVLYALAVALLPLASSGFTLIRLGEDGMRARIEAHQRTATAAVAASIEQSINEIGERAVTALELTDPLRLSAAERLGLLRLLHRQATAIRASVFLDANGQLLVRPVTSAINADELSLTAANDAVKRLRDNLPAAWSESVNNGQVLLSPVYFPPSGPARLAMAVGCCANPEGKPLAAAGVELELTSDVLGGVDIETGANSRLFVVDRFGRVIAHPTLAVGTDLSQHAAIIRLKGGQNRGSLNHTEDNISWAASFARVANLGWGVVVEQPESVAFADARRMRMRMLTWISITTLVVALTALLFASRLRQRLLRLMQGARMFAVGRLGERVKVNSNDEISELAKTLNSMASELDHSLREIDAWGRTLETKVDDRTRELRQAQTQLLLQSKLAAIGQLGAGVAHEVNNPLAGILGYVQLLLRKFKAEDTEYTSLKRIEEAAQRCRTITTNLLRFSQRGLSGRNAIEVNELVEEVLELMGSGITESGIEIVRELAADAGAITVDAGQLALVLINLLSNAKNAMTEGGKITIHTRDLGDQAQITVSDTGHGIDPEHLSRIFDPFFTTKTNWTGVGLGLSVAYRIIADHGGRIEVESKINIGSQFIITLPRKPVAPVQETSTPQRPVLLA
- a CDS encoding response regulator — its product is MKDRAAVLVVDDDALVLELLNETLSPQFDVAIASSGNEALSLLMQREFAVLLADQRMPGMTGVALAAKAREICPHIVTVLLSAYADPKDFIAAINHGQVFRFISKPWEHHDLVLTLHQAVQRSQLSRDNLYLVAEREQRLHALEILQAVVAAGARGSTYYPARVLLTRLHDVVNFDLAAILVTSKNRAPTLELTSTVAVNERNVLELRDQTLALFEYAGGPLLDEARLLPASSCQINEVEYALIESQAQVALQLGGRTVGIMVLQSFKSEAFADDVTQLLDSVANGAAEVLHQIHDVTEHRLHRVLNAIESLTEGIIILDDDGTVQLANQSAQRMLTTAGITAEALWQNFGNSPLAMFTNVGQRSHEVTYGSRTLQVQAASIANVSNGSNSNTSNGFVLIIRDLTTEKERETQRLRFISTVSHEIRTPLSTIAATFDLLLHEAAGALSDKQREYLISAAQAGETLHAVVDDLLEIEKYAAGGMVLKRNLTNIGELIQKVAARFAAAATESELTIDIKSIDSQLELEVDTIRIEQVLSNLLSNAVKYAHSGTSITIEMGKSSAPENSIIIGVHNIADSISPQDLTSIFDRFGTMPPLRPGRHSSGLGLAICRRIIDAHAGLITVESNDNHTSFWIALPIQPQAATTAIELLQPLFVHADNSYNRIALMAELSRCGLPVQLLPPVLAKADHLDIENTSGNIVITTSGKILGNAVLKLEHYSRSDVQVIGDTLFNIARFGAPRLIFSAKPEQKVIETALNALGVQMVIDNNADYARELPTGNPMDILEMLASDVSGSAGVAAIRAFLRRSRAKKVQAGLAILLNNWDGFIAAYGASRAADLLASMLPEITRMVNGENSDTEHETAAIITLSHGFLCCGEQTILEHARDELVARFETLVRLYCRKEDRERGYIALGSRQLALPTITTKVLLLTENDNEFLSILRVTQ